The DNA segment CGGTCGGGCTGATCGACGAGGTGCTGGGATACCGCGTCGGCTTCGCCGAGTGGATGGCCTATGGCGTGCCGGTCGTCCTGGTGGGCATTCCTCTCGCCGCGCTCATTATCGGGCGGGTCCAGCAGGTGGGGGCGCAAGCCTTCGACGGCGGGGCAGCGCGCGCGGGTATCGCGACGCAGAAGGAATGGAGCGCGCCGGAGCGCCGGCTGGTGCCGGTGGTCACCGCCACATTTACCCTGTGGCTGGCACAGGCCTGGCTCGCGCCGCTGCTGCCCGACGGGTCGCTCACCGACGGCACCATCGCCATCGCGGCGAGCCTGGCGCTGTTCCTGCTGCCGGACGGGACGGGCCGCCCGCTGCTGACCTGGGCGGAGGCCGACCGCGCGCCCTGGGGCGTCATCATGATGTTCGGCGGGGGCCTCGCGCTCGCCGCCGGGATGACCGCCTCGGGCCTCGCCGGCTGGATCGGAGACGCGCTGCTGCCGCTGCGCGACGCGCCGCTGATCGTGGTGACACTGGCTCTGGTTGCGCTCGTCATCCTGGTCACCGAGTTTGCCAGCAATGTCGCGACCGCGAGCGCGATCATGCCGGTCGTCGCCGGGCTGGCGGTTGCTCTGGGTGCCGATCCGCTGCTGCTCGCGATTCCCGCAGCGATGGCGGCGAGCTGGGGGTTCATGCTCCCCGCCGGGACCGGCCCCAACGCCATCGCCTGGGCGACGGGCCACATCCGCATGGCCGCCATGGTCCGCGCCGGCGCGCTGCTCGACATTGCTGGCATCGTGCTGATCGTCGGCGTGGTGTGGGGGGTGCGGGCGCTGGTGTGATGCCTGACGTCCCAGGCGAAGTCCCGGACCAACGATTGCAAGAACACCGTTTCATCATTGCGAGGAGCCACGGGCGAGGTGGCAATCCGGGGGGGGCACGACGACGCTCTGGATTGCCTCGCTTCGCTCGCAATGACGAATGTGGGGGGTGGATTTGCGATACCCACCAAGCTCAAACCAATGCTTCGACAGGCTCAGCTTAAGCGGGTGTTGTGCAGGACCTCATGCGGGGCTATCCGCGCCCCGGCCAGCGGCCCGGTGGAGAGGCGTTCCTGCGGAGGTTAGGGACGGG comes from the Qipengyuania sediminis genome and includes:
- a CDS encoding SLC13 family permease gives rise to the protein MTAKRIGFVLGVLALAAGCLLPVPDGLTRPGFVVAGLTLLMAAWWMTEALPLTATAFMPFLVLPFAGVSSAKETAESYYSEILFLLLGGAFIALAIERTGLHRRLAVGVLRLAGRNAGPWGLLLAFMASTGLLSMVISNTSTALIMMPMALAVLEAGRAPSNGQHGLSGALPMGIAFAASIGGLGTIVGSPTNAIAVGLIDEVLGYRVGFAEWMAYGVPVVLVGIPLAALIIGRVQQVGAQAFDGGAARAGIATQKEWSAPERRLVPVVTATFTLWLAQAWLAPLLPDGSLTDGTIAIAASLALFLLPDGTGRPLLTWAEADRAPWGVIMMFGGGLALAAGMTASGLAGWIGDALLPLRDAPLIVVTLALVALVILVTEFASNVATASAIMPVVAGLAVALGADPLLLAIPAAMAASWGFMLPAGTGPNAIAWATGHIRMAAMVRAGALLDIAGIVLIVGVVWGVRALV